A DNA window from Hordeum vulgare subsp. vulgare chromosome 1H, MorexV3_pseudomolecules_assembly, whole genome shotgun sequence contains the following coding sequences:
- the LOC123440605 gene encoding mitochondrial zinc maintenance protein 1, mitochondrial yields the protein MAAAEGLAAYRAVLRAARRTFSGDQLMLTESAVEIRRRFEDHRGLAPGSEDAVRALSEAREAADFIANMIVQAKRSPSGSFVVKPEKAHAGATLEIPSEEILSKLK from the exons atggcggcggcggaggggctGGCGGCGTACCGGGCGGTGTTGCGGGCGGCGCGGCGGACGTTCTCAGGCGACCAGCTGATGCTGACGGAGTCAGCGGTGGAGATCCGGCGCCGCTTCGAGGATCACCGCGGCCTCGCCCCGGGATCGGAGGACGCCGTCCGCGCCCTCTCCGAGGCCCGCGAGGCTGCGGACTTCATCGCCAACATGATCGTCCAGGCCAAGCGCTCACCCTCCGGATCCTTCG TTGTGAAGCCTGAGAAGGCCCATGCTGGAGCTACGCTTGAGATTCCTTCCGAGGAGATCCTGTCTAAGTTGAAATAG